Sequence from the Rutidosis leptorrhynchoides isolate AG116_Rl617_1_P2 chromosome 3, CSIRO_AGI_Rlap_v1, whole genome shotgun sequence genome:
TCCATGTTCCATTGATAGTGTTCACGACGCCTTCCCCTGGTCGTATTCTCGTACCGCCAGCATTGTCCCACACAAAACCATTTTATCGGAAAATTTAAAGATTGTCTGAACATAAAAAAAACACGTACATCAAATTCTGACATCCTTACCAGAATACACAAATCACAAAATACTAAATAATTAACCATAAAACACTGGACAAAGAAGTACCCTTTCTGTAAGACAAGCCTAGCTAAAGAAGGAGTAAGCTATGGCCTCAACGCAACTCGTCGATTTCCTTTATCCTCAAAATAATAAAGCTGCATTGCATTTCACATTGTAAATATGAAACTGCATGCTTCTAACATGTCAAGAATCTGTTATATATACACAACAAGAACGAAAAAGTTACTAAACCTGATCCCTTGTTTCCTCCCCGCCAGCTTTTCTTATATAAAGAGCTTCGTTTTCTAGTAACGGAAAATCGACCTCTTCAAATCTAAACATACGTGAAACCTAATATTCAATATTCAAAATTGCAAACCATTTTAGACGCAGTATGTCTCAATATATCAAACAAGTGAAACACATAATTCAATTCATTATAACAAATTGATGTGCTTTCTGTACGTATAACATAACGTGAGAAGTGCAACAAGAACATGAGAAttaattgatttaaaaaaaaaaaaaaaaattcaaccaaCCTCTTTGAAGTTATTGAAGAGCCAATTACGAAGACGAATATCTTCAGGAGGGAAATCTCGGGTGCTTTTTGGGGGATTTACGTCTATTTTTTGTTGCTGTTGTGCGCAATCGACGGGCGGTGATGAAAGTGAAGCTGTGGTGCCACCAGAACGGGTCGACCCGCCATTACCTCCAAAATCTGGTAGTTGTTTATTCGCCATTGAGAATTATCGAATTGGAGAGTTAACCTAGCTAGATGATAAACTGACAGAGTATATAGGTTTAGGTTTGGTTTGGTTAATataagcaaaaaaaaaataaaaaataaataaataaaaaaggatTTATATATGCATTTCACGAAAATATcgatcgacgcatatatatatatatatatatatatatatatacattgggatttctttcttcatctaattaggaagacaaaatttcattcctcgtccctgaacttaacatcgactttgactcccggtcctttttcttttttttgtgcaatcCGAGTCCCCAAACTATGAAAAGGGTACAGCCCTCGtccccccgtctactttctgtcaaaacctACCGTTACCCCTTATCACGTGCATGTCATGTGAGGGCATTTTTGTCATTGTATTCTCTTCTTCTATCATAAAAACCCCCAAAACTTCACCTCACTCTTTATTCCTCGTCCCCAAATTAGGGTTCCATCTTTCCAAAAAACTACCTGTTCATCTTTCTAAAAAGCGAGCACGCAGGTCGTCAACAAACACATCAAATAACGATGGTTTATTGTAATTGCGGTATACTTGCAGCTCAACGAACGTCAACAACACGAAAGAATCCAGATAGGCGTTTCTTCAGATGTCGAAATCAGGTTCTTCTTTTTGactaattttattttaattttagttCTGATTTTGATGTCGAATCCAGAAATGAGGTTTGATTAAATGCTTTGTAATCTGTTATATTTGCAGTTTTCAGATTGTGGTTTCTTTTGTTGGATTGATCCACCTACTAGGGCTGACGCTATCGGGGATGAGCCACAACAAGATTTGCTTCAATTGGAAAAGCAAAAAACAAGAAGACTAAAGTGGATTATTTTTCTTCATTGGGTTGGAATTATATTGTACTTTATTGTATTTTAAGTTGTCAATGGTGTTGTTTGGGATTGTAAAATGTTGGTAATGTATGCTGAAGTACTGTATGTGCCAATGTTGTGTTTTAACATCAATAAAAATCAATGTTTTGATTCCCTCATTGTGTTTGCAAAATAACATCAATTAGCAAGAGAAATAACATCTAATTTAGCTAATGACAAGTACCACATAACAAGTACCAATTTACCAAAAGACAAGTACTAATTAAAGCAATTCATTGTTCGTTACAAAAGTACCAAATTACCAAAAGACAATACACTAGATTGTTCATTACATTAACACCAAATACCAAATAACATTGTTCTAAAGACAAGTAACACAAACCAAAAGACAATAAACAGAATCACATTCAAGGACCACCATTTCCAGTTTTTGCTTTCTTCTTGCTACCTTTACCACTTGATTGCTTGTTGGCACCTTTACCACTTGCTTGCTTTCTTTTCAACCCTTCACCTCTAGTTGGGCAACCCCTTACATTATGACCATATATTCCACACCTTGAACATTTAATACTTGTACCCTTCTTTGACAGCTTTCCTTTATTAACCATgtcatctttttcttcaagtgATTTCCTCCTGTTCTTCTTAGGACGACCTGCAGTTGGAATTTTTTTTGGACATACCAAAGTTGTTGGTACTGGAGACTTGACCCACTCAGATTTGCCTTTCACAGGGTTAATGGTATGTGAATAAGTTTGTTCCCAAGTAGATAACCAATAAACAGGATGAACATTTGACTCTAAAACAACATCTTGACTATAAACAGACATGTTCAACATTGCAGCTACTGCATGCTTACAAGGCATGCCTGTAAGCTCCCATTTTCTACAGCTGCAAGTTCTCAAAGTCATGTCAACCACACATTGGTCATGATGATGACCATTCACCTGATACTTATCATCCCCATTCCAAATAACATCACATTTCATTGCTTCTTTCTTTATGTTGTCAAACATCTTAGTGGCAGCTGGTGTAAGTGGCCCTTTAGACTTTGAGATTGTTGTTCTAACATTAGCAATTCTTTTCATCAAATATGTTCTGATATACTCCAAAGCAGTAATGATTGGCTTGTCTCTAGCCTCACATAGCCATCTATTTAGCACTTCACAATGATTGTTTAACAATATGTCTGAATGTGCACGCCCTATGGGACAGTATATTTAAAACTTTAATAAAATGCAACTGTAAATGGTACCAAACTATGAATTTAAAGGAAATAAAGACCAATTTTACCTGTAAAATGACTTCTTGCCCATTGTGCAGGTTGTATTTTAGAAAGATACAGATGTGCAGGTTCACTAAAATCTTTAAACTCAGCCATTCTCCTTTCAAACTGAGGTACAGTGGTGGCACTTGCACAAGCCCACAAATGATTCTTATATGCAACCCCACTCCAATACTTCTTCATATTCTGTTGAATGTGCCTCAAACAGAATCTATGTTCAGCCACAGGAAAAACTTTACCAACAGCAGCTATTAGTCCCTGTAACCACAGTATAACCATAGTATATAAATTAGACATTAAAAACTAAGTAATATATGACATAAATTAGACATGGTATTAATGGTACCTTCTGCCTATCACTTATGAAAGTGAAATTGGACATCTCAGTCAAATCCAAGTCTCTAGCCAATAATTCAAGAAACCACAACCATGAACTGTAGCATTCTGATTCCACAATTGCATAAGCAAGAGGGTATATTCCATTATTGGAGTCAAGACCAACAGCTGTTAACATAAAACCACTAGCTGGTTCTTTCATAAAAGCTCCATCCAAACCAAGAAGATCTCTTCCAATAGCATTAAAACCTCTTTTCAATGGACCCAAACATATGTAAATCCTTTTGAACACTCTTGTCATTGATGATGGTGTATCACAATCTTCTACCTCAAGCTTAACAGTGCTACCAGGGTTAGACCTTCTCAGTTCAAGTATATAATCTCTTAGTTCTCCATATTGATCCATGTAGCTTCCCTTTATCAATTGTCTGGCTTTTTGAAGTGCCCTAAAAGCTTTATGTGGATGTATTTTGACCTCCAAATCCTTCTCTAATTGGGCTTTCACTGCTTTCACTGGGATTTCTGGGTTTGTTTGTAAATGATCAACCAACTGTTTAGAAAGTAATTTTGATGTACATTGCCTAATGATTCTTGATTCAAAACAATCATGCCGATCTCTGTATGTTTTAACCACCCATGTATCTGCATTAGGTTCCTTGGACACATGTAAAACCCAGTCACATTCAATGTGCTTTGCCCTATGATGTgattttttattcttatctttattgGGTGTAGTGGGTGTATTTGTCTTTTTCCCTTTATTTCCCACCTTTAATTTGGTCCCACTAGTCTCACCTACCTTCGcatcttttgaagtttgaccagacTCTTTCCAAACAACACCCTCACACCTTGCCCTCACTCTAATCTTGTCATTTTTCACTATTACCAGATTCCTTCTACTCTCAACTGCATGCAAATTTATTGCTTCTGTAACCTCTGCCTTAGTTCCAAACTCTTGACCATGAATGAACCTAATAGTACCAACTCCAATTGGTCTTTCCTGCTCTTGTGCCTTcaattgtttaatttttttttcctcaTAAAACCAGGGTCATCCTCATCACCAATATCACTATCAAATTGATCAATACCAAAAACTTCATTATCAACATAGTCATCCTTTTGTGCTTCAGTAGGTTGTTTGGTTGAATTTCCCATGTATTCAACATCAATATCAATATTGTTTACAAATTCTCTCATGTCAACAAACTCATCAAATATAtcattctcttcatctacaataaACTcagcatcatcttcatcatcatcattatcactttCAATTAATGCCTCAGGCTGATCATCTTCAACACCTTCTTCACTAACTACTGGAGCTTCACTAGAAAGGACCACtggttcatcatcttcaacattatTAGCTTCATCCCTAATTACTGAAACTTCACATGCAGGGTCCAATGGAACTTCACTAACTACTGGAACTTCACTAGATAGCACCAatggttcatcatcttcaacattatTAGCTTCATCCATTACTACTGGAACTTCACATGCAGGGACCAATGGAACTTCACTAACTGTTACTTCAGCTCCTTCTACAACTAGCTTCTTAGCAACTTTGCCTTTTTTACCTTTTGGTTTTTTCTTAACTGTTATTTCCTCTTCCTCAACTATCTCCTTTAGCACAAATTTACTTCTACCAGCTGGACTAACAAACTCAGGCACAATCACCTTTGGGTTGAGTTCATGTTCTGTGTAAACAGACATTTCCACAACCCTATTCTTCTTCCTACTTTCTTTGACATATTTAAGCATATTtctaacatcatcatctgaacctaATGGTTCTAAACCAAAATCAAGGTCACTACCAGGCCTAAGAAAGTGATATACTATCACCTTGAAACCATCATATCCCAAGTCCTGAATGAGATGGTCAAGCTCATGTATTGAAAACATATCCATGTCAATAAAATCAATGTAACTTACTTTCCCATTCACATATTCCCTTCCTGGAGCATCAGTAAACTCTCCACCATGATGAATCTTTAGTGTAAACAGTAAATCATCACACCCTGTTACGAATAAAACACAAAATAAAATGtaaaaaattagggtttaaaatgaTATCGAGTGTGAAATTACAGAACAAAAAATGCAATTAAGATACACAGATACTCACCGTAAATAAATCCAAGATCATAATCAGGATCTATAGGTCGAATTGTGTAATCCATCGAATACGAGCCTCAGGATCGTTAAAGAAGAACTTGACCTAATTTGGGGACGAGGAATAAAGAGTGAGGTGAAGTTTTGGGGGTTTTTATGATAGAAGAAGAAAATACAATGACAAAAATGCCCTCACATGACATGCACGTGATAAGGGGTAACGGTaggttttgacagaaagtagacggggggaCGAGGGCTGTACCCTTTTCATAGTTTGGGGACTCGgattgcacaaaaaaaagaaaaaggaccgggagtcaaagtcgatgttaagttcagggacgaggaatgaaattttgtcaatTAGGAAACTAGACTCCTACTATAATTCAAACTCATAAACTTGCGTAACAAGACAAATAGCTTGCATGACAAGTAATAAATTATATGGGAACATATATTTATCGCTAATGTATTAGGTAACTATTAGAATAAATCAAGGTTGCAAagtacgtgagacggggtcgagacggacgggttctaaaaaggtcgagacgttcgagacggggttgagacggacgttgaccaaagttgagttttatatataagtatataaatgtatatgtgtacatattttaaagccaaaattttaattgactaatttgtacccataatcgctatcaccgttaatatacagaaaattcaaactaaaatacgacaaatttgaccgattttaccgactttctggcttttccgaattttgagagactttgacatgatttttttcaactttgacccaaaTTTTGAACGTTGACTGTCACaatagacggttttcttcgagacgggacgggctagtcaccaaactaTCGCAACGAGCGTcgcaacggctcgagacggggtgttttgcaacagtggaATAAGTTGTTATGTTATGGTCCAAACCAGTTCGGGTTTCATTATTCTACATTAACTCTAACTTGTTAAATGTTATCTACTCACAAAAACAATTAAAtgtttattaataaaaaatataaattgtTTATAGAACATAATTTGTAAAAATGAAATATAAAAAAACAAAAgcaaatatgaatatgaatatatctTCATTTAATACCAACAAATTAGTAAATAAAGCATGATGtgaatttataaataaaaaattgtatataaaaaatattttGATATTGATAGCATCGAAACATGAAAGTCACCGGATTTGGTAGTGAAACCACACATGTTAAGATTAGTAGATAAATAATATAACTTAGATTGACCGACAACATGACAATAATAAAATGACACAATTACGAACGCATGTTAGATTGGAGGGATAATTACTGTATTCTATCTTTACTAAGTACTCCGtataatttttaaagaatatagttAAATTTTTCAATTTTAGTTAAAAGTTCAAAACAAATACCAACTAACAAGTAACAATTATTCAACTATCAACTatccaaattattattattaattattaattaattaacccttatatactaaaagagGTGGAAATTTGTGTAGTTTTAGTTAAAACCGATTGTAGTTTCCCTTATAGTATATAAGAGGTGGAAATTTGTGTAGTTTTAGTTAAAAACGATTGTAATTTTGAGTTTGCGTTTACATTACACACGGTCCCTCAACTTCCGTTATATTTACACAACAGCCCCTAAAGTTTACACTTTCTCAGgaataaaaagtgtaaatatataattatattaaaataaaagaaaataattccacccaaatttataacggactctatcttctcgctcggtgcgagttaaatttttccgagatcaCCGTTCAACTCCAAAAaaactcacgaacccaacgggactaactatacgcgaaacggacacttctcaaaaaacgctaaacacaacgacaacccgtatctttccgctcaccgcgagttaaattttttcgacatgagcgtcatactcgaaataattttacgaacaaaacgataaaaagtacgtttgaaacggacattttttaaaaaacgctaaaaacaacgacagccggtatcttcctgctcgcagcgagttatattttttcgccagcaccgtcagactcgaaataattttatcaacaaaacgaaactaactacgttcgaaccggacagattttaaaaaacagtaaagacgacaacaccaccaacggcgcttaacacatgaaccgttttcccttctgtaaatacataaaacTACGTTAAATATAAATACGTAGGCCGAAagtccccgccgcatcgcgcgggccggatccgAACTAGTTAAAACTACTTGTAACATGGCGTTTTAGAGCAAAAATTGACCAACGCACGGTAGCGCGGCTTGGTGGTGGCAAATGTGGGATGGTAGCACATGAACCTTCATAGCGTGTTGGTGGCAATTGTATGCATTTAACAATGTTTTAATATTACATTAATTAATATCTTTTAAATATTTTTTATCTCTTTTTTTATTAAAAACTTCTATACTACCCTTTATTTTagggagttgatccgtacaccaacttgtttttgccatacaccaccaaaacaaTTATTTAGACAGTTTTACCCTTCCTTTGAGAAGTTAAGGGGAGTTGGTGGAGAACAAAAGGAAGGGTAAAAATGTCCAAAAAATTTATTTAGTAGTGTATGGCAAAATAAATGTGGTGTACGGATCACCTCTCTTTATTTTAGAAAGTTAATTTTTCCACCATCCAAATTAGTTCATCCACCACAAACTATACATTAATAAATTGTACTGTACAACTAAATAATGCATATTTGTAGTGGATGAAGTAATTTTAATGGTTGATATATTATTACCCTTTATTTTACCAACACCTCTCACATCACCGTCAACTACCTCACTTTACTCATCAACACAACAAAAAAACCTATCATCATTACAATTGGTCTAAAGGAGTTTAGTTACCTTGTATACACGTGAAGATAATAGTAACTCAACCACTATCATGAGTCATGCCAGGGTAAAAATGTGAGAAGTTTGACATAACCTTTTTAAAAATGGTAAAAGAAGGTATATAAATCTATTTGATCAATCAAAGATTACTCAAAAAATCTCTCAAGGGAGTAGCTCAATACAAATAATGATAGTGGAATTAATAACCCCATTACACCAAGGATTACTCAATTTAAGACACAGTTTATCAGACATAACAGTTGGTGAAGAAGTTGTTTAGTCAGTAAATAATAAATTGACAAGCCAAATATTATAGCTAAAATAATCAATTGATACATTAGAAAATTCTAAGCAATCCAATTTATGACACCACTTGTTTTCAGTGGATATATAATCATAAAAATATTCTCTCATATGTACTAACAAGCAAAAAAATTAGTTTCATGTCACTCTAATTCATCAATGTTAACTTCGTATTGTTCCCCGGTTGATAGGATCTTGACCCTCACCATACCTCTCTGCCACTCGGAGCTTCCTACAAGTATCAATCTCCGTGCATTTATTCGCGCTGCTCGCTTGAACACCCTGAGACAGACATATATCAAGAGTGGTTATACACACTTACCATTCACTAATTAATCGATCGATTTGGGCTATGTTTCTTCTCTATGATCGCAAACGGACAACATAGTTAGAGTATAAAAAAATGCTTAAAATCAAATGACTCGAAGACGTTGATAATCacccaaaatatatttataacgcaAACAAGCTCAAAAATCAGAATAATGAAATAACATAACTTCTGTAAAACTATTTGACACACCGAAAATTTACTAGAATTAAATTTAATAAAAGGTTTTCCAGGTTAACCAGACCCAACCTGTACCAAGAATGAAATTTTGACTCACCCCTGATTTGACTCGTTTAGCCAACCTGACAAACCCGTCCATTTTGACACCTCTAGAAACCAACGTATCTAATATAAGGCAACAATGAACAGAAGCAGATATACAATGACATATTAAAACTGCTTACCATTTAAGtggtttgttttccaaaaccagatCAACACACTGACCCTTCTCTCTAAGTGCATTAGCAACTGCGGCAGCTGCGCCTTGAAGATCGGGATCGAGCGAGCAAACAATGTTTTCAATTTCAAGAGGAAGTTCCGGTAAGAGTTGTCTCTCCTTCAACAGCTGTTAGTTATCCACAATCACATAAACCAATAAGTTGTTAATGTTATTTTTGTCATAAGACTATAAAAACAAATACATGAAATAAGGTTGTATGCATATATTCAGAGTTTTCCAACTCACTTCAATAATGACTGCATCACCAAAGCCAAAGCCACATGCAGGTAAATCATCACCACCAAAAGTAGAAAGCAAACGATCATAACGCCCACCACCACAAATGGCACGCAACTTACCTTCTCTATCAAAACCCTGAACAAATATAAATATCGCATAAACAGTGATTAAAGTAACGATTCATGAAGACAATTTACTTCAAATATTCTCATGGTATTTATCTTTATGAACACACAAAATTATCAATCTGACCTCAAATACAATTCCAGTATAATAAGCTAGGCCTCGAACAACAGAAGCATCAAACTGAATCCATTCTGAATAACCATATTTCTCAGCAAGTGTAAACAGTTGTCTTAGTTCGCTCACCGCTTCCCCTTCACCTCCAAGTTTTTCTGCGGGAAACAAACAATGGTCTTTTATCCAACTCAACATAGAACTATCATATAGCCCATGAAtatgtattttttatttaaattttaaaacagTAAATTATACCTTCCAACTCCGTCAAAGACTTCATGGAAAGAACTTGCAGTAAATCCTCAATAGCCTCAGTTGATAAGTCAACCAACTCCAAGTCTTTCTTGATCTCTTCCATAGGTATCTTCCCCATCTTTTTACCAACAGAGTACATAATACATCGTTTAACATACAAAAGTGTAATGTACAATGTAGATTATAGCTAATATGCACACAAGAAATGATGACAAGGTTGAACCAGAAGTATTCATATGCAGTTGGACAATACTACATGGGCACCAGAAGCAAATGTCGAATTTAGATTTTGACATATACGAACCACTAACCTTATCTATAATGATGCAAGCTTTGGCGAAAGAAGTTTCTGGTACGGAATACAAGCTCAGCACTTCCTGTAGAACCTGTGCTGAGAGATAGAGAGCAACTTAATAATTACAAATTTAGAGCCTATATGGAACAGCTTAACACATACCAACTAATATGCATTAGCACAAAATCAATGCCCTGCCCTTACTAATTTCAGGCAAAAATTATGAGATGGATAAACGGAGGATGTTTTCCCTATTCAGGTTACAATTACAATATAGATATCAGAACCATACATGTAGGTTTATGACTTAAATAAAAGGTATACAATTTCGCTTGCAATACTACAATGAAATTTTGCACAGCTCCGCATGGAGTAATATACGGAATGCAACGAAGTAAGAAACAATCTCAAGTACTATAAAACGATAATGATGAGTAATCCACACCTTTCTGCTAGATATCTTGAACCCGACATCTTTTGCAGTAATCCCAATTCGCTTGAAAAATGTAACAATAGACGAGATGAGTTCGGCCTCACCCTATCATAATACAATAAATACTTGAGCTTATTTAATATGAATATGTTTCTATAATCTAACATCAGTACACGAGACAACCAACTAGGCACCTTATGGGTCAATTTTGCGAAAACACTACAAAGATAAACATACTAATACTAAATGAAGTAACAAGAACATACTGATACATCAGGCACACCAATTATATCCATGTTCCATTGATAATGTTCACGACGCCGTCCCCTAGTCATTCGCTCGTACCGCCAGCATTGTCCCACAGCAAACCATTTTATCGGCAAAGGTACAGATTTTCTGAACATAAAAAAACACGGAGATCAAATTCTGACATCCGTACCTGAATACACAAATCACAAAATACTGAAGTAAATAAATAACTATACACATGACCCGTTTCATTTCACCATGAAACAGTAGAAATTTATCAACCATATATAAGAAGTACCCTTTCTGTATGACAAGTCTAGCTAAAGAAGGTGTAAGCTCTGGCCTCAACGCAACTCTTCGATTTCCTCTATCCTCAAAACAATAAAGCTGCATTGCATTTCACATTGCAAATATGAAACTGCTACTAACACGTCAGCATACTCGAGTCATATATATGCAACAAGAATGAATTAAAAAAATACTAAACCTGGTCTCTTATTTCCTCCCCTGCTTTTCTTATATAAAGAGCTTCGGTTTCTAGCACAGGATAATCAACCTCTTCAAATCCAAACAAATGTGAAACCTAACATTCAACAGAATATTCGATTACGCAAACCCTAACAACACTATAGAAACAATTTCCCAATCAAATTGATTAAATAACATAACCTAATTA
This genomic interval carries:
- the LOC139899934 gene encoding uncharacterized protein, whose protein sequence is MDQYGELRDYILELRRSNPGSTVKLEVEDCDTPSSMTRVFKRIYICLGPLKRGFNAIGRDLLGLDGAFMKEPASGFMLTAVGLDSNNGIYPLAYAIVESECYSSWLWFLELLARDLDLTEMSNFTFISDRQKGLIAAVGKVFPVAEHRFCLRHIQQNMKKYWSGVAYKNHLWACASATTVPQFERRMAEFKDFSEPAHLYLSKIQPAQWARSHFTGRAHSDILLNNHCEVLNRWLCEARDKPIITALEYIRTYLMKRIANVRTTISKSKGPLTPAATKMFDNIKKEAMKCDVIWNGDDKYQVNGHHHDQCVVDMTLRTCSCRKWELTGMPCKHAVAAMLNMSVYSQDVVLESNVHPVYWLSTWEQTYSHTINPVKGKSEWVKSPVPTTLVCPKKIPTAGRPKKNRRKSLEEKDDMVNKGKLSKKGTSIKCSRCGIYGHNVRGCPTRGEGLKRKQASGKGANKQSSGKGSKKKAKTGNGGP
- the LOC139896046 gene encoding histidine--tRNA ligase, chloroplastic/mitochondrial-like, giving the protein MKQIRSSQRVLSPLCCRSAMAAVATSPLLILHPRRLTLFATTLRPFSAFHHHPFTFHTLTQTRLPVIFASTSKHHSFSTSPLTTHQNYISNATEPPHAGRSGSVSSPPVDYAEPQQKIDVNPPKGTRDFPPEEMRLRNWLFNNFKEVSHLFGFEEVDYPVLETEALYIRKAGEEIRDQLYCFEDRGNRRVALRPELTPSLARLVIQKGKSVPLPIKWFAVGQCWRYERMTRGRRREHYQWNMDIIGVPDVSGEAELISSIVTFFKRIGITAKDVGFKISSRKVLQEVLSLYSVPETSFAKACIIIDKMGKIPMEEIKKDLELVDLSTEAIEDLLQVLSMKSLTELEEKLGGEGEAVSELRQLFTLAEKYGYSEWIQFDASVVRGLAYYTGIVFEGFDREGKLRAICGGGRYDRLLSTFGGDDLPACGFGFGDAVIIELLKERQLLPELPLEIENIVCSLDPDLQGAAAAVANALREKGQCVDLVLENKPLKWVFKRAARINARRLILVGSSEWQRGMVRVKILSTGEQYEVNIDELE